The nucleotide window GATGGAACGACCGTCACCTGTCCGTGGCATGGCGCACGGTTCGACGTCACCTCCGGCAAGGTGCTCGAACCGCCCGCCGACGATTCGGAACCGGAATACGAGGTCCACATCGACGGTGATACGGTTCGCGTCGGTGTTTGAGCCGCCCGGAGAACTCCTTAGAGACGCTTTCTCTTCAGCCAACGCTCGCAGCCTCCATTCGCAACGGTAGTGCTCGCTCGACAGTCGCTCCTCAGACCCCGACACTGGTAGAGATGAGCCGAATCCCGATAATGGCCAGCAAGACCAACACGAATTCGTCGATGTACCGATCCGGCAGCAGGTGGCGAACCCGTCGGCCGCTCTCCACACCGACCAGCCCGACGAGTGCCGCTCCAACCGAAAGCCACACGAGCGCTCCTGTGCCGTAGAGATCGAATGCCCATGCCGCGCCGACGCGGATCGACGAAATACCGAGGAAGATCAACGCGAGAACTCCCACGAAGATCGACCGCTGGAGATCGAGGCTATCGAGATAGGCGACCATCGAGACGCCGACGTTACTCGCTCCGAAGATCAGCCCGCTTCCGAAGCCGATCCCGAGTTGGGCGTTCGGGTGTCGTTCGAAGTAGTTCGACGTGACGTATCCCTTGCCGGGGACTGGAACCGTATCCTGCGTGAACGCGACGTACCCCAACGTAAACACACCGAGTGCGAACGTCAGTATCGTCGTCGGAATCCACTGGAGTATCGCCATTCCGACGATGGTTCCAACGGCAGCCGCCACGATGAACGACGCAAACCGACGCCCGCAGGTCCGTAATCGGTCACGGTCGAGCTCACGTACGAGAGGGACGTTCGAAACAAACACCGGGATGATCATGAGGACGACGGCCTGCTGTGGACCGAGAACGGCCGCCGACCCGACGGTTCCGATGAGTGCATAGCCGAATCCAGTGATGCCGGTCACGGTTCCGGCGAAGAACACGATGATCGCAATGAGAACGAGGACGTCCACCGAAAAGCCAACCATCTCGCTACGAACCTCCTACCCGGGCGTTCTCCAATCTATCATAACGTTTCGCGCAGTCGTGGCCGACTGTGCAACCTGACTGACCAAGACGTTCCAAGCACTGATTTGTCAGTTCAGTCACCGATTGGATCCTTCCTCGCTCGAAAAGCCGATCTCTGCGTGCGTTCCATCGCAGAACGGTTTGGTCCCCGAAGCGCCACAGCGGCACAGAGCGGCATCGCTGTCCCGGACCGTCGAGTCGTCGTCCGTCCCGTGGAGTTCGAACGCGCCGTCGAGGAGGACTGGTCCATCCGGTTTCGGGACCACCTGCAGCGTGCCTCCATCGTCTACGTCTTCAGCTCCCTCGTGGTCTTTCGGTATCGAACTATCGGCCTCGAAGTCGGCCTCCACGTGACTGTTGTCACAGAGTGGTTTGTTATCCGACAGTCCACAGCGACACAGCGCGACCCGTGTGTCCGCGAGCAGCGTTTCGTCGTTGGGTGTCGTGACCTCGATGTCACCGTGGAGATAGAGCGGTCCATCGGGTGCCACTGTGACCGAGTTCTCGTCCGGGATGGTTTCCGTGGGACCATCGTCCGTTCGCTCGAAATGGAGTGCACCGGTGGGACATGCCGTGATGACATCCGCTAGCTCGTCGGCGTCGGCGTTGTCAGGGTCGATCCATGGCCGCTTGTCGGGGTCGAACACCTCGGGCAGCCCACGGACGCACTCTCTGACGTGAATGCACCGCTCGACGTCGTAGCTAACCTCGATCTCCTCGCCGGAATATTGGTGAATGTCTTCTTCCATCATGAATCACTCTCGGTTAGTGCTGTACTCAGGGTACCGAAGCATGTTAGCATTGGGCTTTTACGCTTTCCATCACTGCGATCAACCCATATCGAACGTTTCCAAATACAATAAAAACATCATTTTAGATCGATAATAGTGTCTGCGTTCAACGGACGAATCGCTCCGTCCAATGGGCGATGCAATCGAATACTGGCTGGAGGAATGAGTTCACGATGGGCGGTAACCACGGAGTCACCCGCTGTTTCGGGTGTTAGCAGAGATATAAGTGGCTCCGCCGCGTTAGACATGACATAATGTCGCCGACAACACCGGGGCTTCATCACGTGACCGCCATTGCGAGCGATCCGCAACGCACCGCCGAGTTCTACGTCGAAACACTCGGTCTGCGCTTCGTCAAGAAGACCGTCAACCATGACGACAAGTACACCTATCACCTCTATTTCGGCGACAGCGAAGGCACGCCCGGGACGAACATCACGCTCTTCCCGTGGGGCGAGCGCGGTCGTTCGGGACAGTTCGGCGACGGACAGACCCGAACGACGGCATATTTCGTTCCCGACGGCTCGCTCGATTACTGGCGCGAGCGACTGGAATCGCACGGTATCTCGGTCGATGGCCCGACCGAACGGTTCGGCGAGACCGTCATCGAATTCGACGATCCGGACGGCATCACGCTCGCACTCGTCGCCACGGACGATGCACCGGACGGACAGCCGTGGGATGATAGCCCGGTTCCCACAGAGCACCAGTTGCGCGGCTTTCACAGCGTCACCCTCGCGGTTAGCGAAATCGATCCAACCGCCACGGTGCTAACTGACGGGCTTGGGTACGAATTCGAAGTCGAAGAGAACGGTCGTCACCGCTATCGCTCCGACGCTGGCGGCGGCCCGGGCTCTATCATCGATCTCGTCGAAACCGATCATGGACGGGGACGAATGGGCGTCGGCACGGTCCACCACGTCGCCTACAAGGCCGAGGATACGGACGAACAGGAGCAGTGGCGCGAGCAACTGAGCGAACAGGGGCTTCGCGTCACCGACATCGTCGACCGGGTGTACTTCAAGTCGATCTACTTCCGCGAACCGGGCGGCGTCCTGTTCGAGATCGCCACGATGGAACCCGGCTTCACTGCCGATCAGAGCCAGGACGAACTCGGCAGAGACCTCGCGCTACCGGAGTGGTTAGAGAACGAACGCGACGAAATCGAATCGCGGCTTCCGTCGTTCGAGAGTCCATCCGTCGACCCCGATTCCGACCGATAACGGAACATCCGCTTGCCGTACATCCTCGGATTCAGTGATTTCCTCTTCACTTGGGTTTTGAGCCCCATCGAATGACATATCTGGCTCCGCAAGTCGTGTGATTATAGCAGCTTCACTTGTGCCACTCGTGATTTTGAAGATACGTGGCGAGCGAGTGGAACTGGTGGTCGAACTCCGTTTCGAGTGCGTCGATATCGGCCGTGTATCCCTTCTCGTTGAACCATTCGTACATCGTGACGAGGTCTTCCGGGAGCCGTTCTCGGGCCTCGTCGAGCGGAACGTGAGTTGCCTCGACGTCGGTATCGAGCACGTCCGTGAACGTCGCAGCCATGCTTTCGAGCGTC belongs to Halococcus qingdaonensis and includes:
- a CDS encoding sulfite exporter TauE/SafE family protein, with the protein product MVGFSVDVLVLIAIIVFFAGTVTGITGFGYALIGTVGSAAVLGPQQAVVLMIIPVFVSNVPLVRELDRDRLRTCGRRFASFIVAAAVGTIVGMAILQWIPTTILTFALGVFTLGYVAFTQDTVPVPGKGYVTSNYFERHPNAQLGIGFGSGLIFGASNVGVSMVAYLDSLDLQRSIFVGVLALIFLGISSIRVGAAWAFDLYGTGALVWLSVGAALVGLVGVESGRRVRHLLPDRYIDEFVLVLLAIIGIRLISTSVGV
- a CDS encoding CDGSH iron-sulfur domain-containing protein; protein product: MMEEDIHQYSGEEIEVSYDVERCIHVRECVRGLPEVFDPDKRPWIDPDNADADELADVITACPTGALHFERTDDGPTETIPDENSVTVAPDGPLYLHGDIEVTTPNDETLLADTRVALCRCGLSDNKPLCDNSHVEADFEADSSIPKDHEGAEDVDDGGTLQVVPKPDGPVLLDGAFELHGTDDDSTVRDSDAALCRCGASGTKPFCDGTHAEIGFSSEEGSNR
- a CDS encoding ring-cleaving dioxygenase, whose amino-acid sequence is MSPTTPGLHHVTAIASDPQRTAEFYVETLGLRFVKKTVNHDDKYTYHLYFGDSEGTPGTNITLFPWGERGRSGQFGDGQTRTTAYFVPDGSLDYWRERLESHGISVDGPTERFGETVIEFDDPDGITLALVATDDAPDGQPWDDSPVPTEHQLRGFHSVTLAVSEIDPTATVLTDGLGYEFEVEENGRHRYRSDAGGGPGSIIDLVETDHGRGRMGVGTVHHVAYKAEDTDEQEQWREQLSEQGLRVTDIVDRVYFKSIYFREPGGVLFEIATMEPGFTADQSQDELGRDLALPEWLENERDEIESRLPSFESPSVDPDSDR